In a genomic window of Terriglobia bacterium:
- a CDS encoding transcriptional repressor, translating to MKKTTQLLKTTGLRRTTAREAILQMLASAGRPLSHQDILKRRKGTVSLDRVTVYRTLETLQEAGLLHRIQGMDGSWRFCRHKSESPDKCAGNHIHFLCSRCDQMSCLPEQPLPWVAAPVGATIHSKQLVVYGHCAACVAKVKAVGKNR from the coding sequence ATGAAGAAGACGACTCAACTCTTAAAGACTACTGGGCTCCGACGAACTACCGCGCGGGAAGCCATACTGCAGATGCTTGCCAGTGCAGGACGCCCGCTCTCGCACCAGGACATCCTCAAGCGACGAAAAGGGACGGTATCCCTCGACCGGGTGACGGTCTACCGAACCCTTGAAACCCTGCAAGAAGCGGGCCTTCTTCACCGAATTCAAGGCATGGATGGAAGCTGGCGGTTTTGCAGACATAAGTCCGAATCTCCCGACAAGTGCGCCGGCAACCACATCCATTTCCTTTGTTCAAGGTGCGATCAAATGTCCTGCCTGCCGGAGCAGCCCCTTCCGTGGGTTGCGGCCCCCGTAGGCGCGACTATTCACAGCAAACAATTGGTGGTTTATGGCCATTGCGCCGCATGCGTCGCCAAGGTAAAGGCTGTTGGCAAGAATCGTTAG